Within the Sporocytophaga myxococcoides DSM 11118 genome, the region CCACCATGATTATTTAGTAAAACAATCCTTAAATTATCAGGCATGTAGTTATTCCAAAAGGCATTTCTGTCATAAAAAAAAGCAAGGTCTCCAGTTATAAGAAATACCAGCTTTTCAGTTCCTAAAGCATTGCCAACAGCAGTGCTGAGCACTCCATCTATTCCGCTTGTACCTCTGTTTGCTCTTACAATAGTTCCCGATTTGATAAAGCTTCCAAAGTAATTCGCATATCTAACAGGCATACTGTTGGATAAATGAAGAATATTTTCACGAGATAATTTTTTTATGACTTCAAAAGCTGCTTCAAATTCGGAAAATTCAGTTGGTGAATGAAAGAAGTTTTTAAGAAGGGTCAAACCTTTCTTATCCATATCAATCCAATTCTTCAGCCATTCATCGTTTTTCAGGTCAGCTTTAAATGTATGAAAAAAAGATTTCGGTTCAACAGGAATAATATGCGAAAGACTTTGATAGGTGTCAGCACCTTCCCCGGAAGGATCTATATGCCAATGATGTTTGGGTTTGTATTTTCTTAGAAAAGATTTCAGACTTTTAGATAGTACTGATTGTCCAAATGTGATAAGCAAATCTGGTGATAGCTTTTCTAATGCAGGTTCTCCTGAAAGAATTATATCAATGTTTTGTATTGCATTCTTACAATGAAGATTGGCAATAGGTTCAGCCCATAGGGGAATTCTATGATATTCTGTAAATTCAGATACTGCAGTATTCAGTTCTGTATCATTATTGTTTTGGCCGCTTAGCAATACTACTTTCTCACTTTGATTAAATAATTGTGTAAGTTGTTGCAGACCTAATATGTCAATTTCAGATTGAGCCTTTACTTTTTCAATTATTCTAACAGCAGAATATTTTACATCACTGCTGTTTTTAGGATAAAATGGCTCGCGTAAAGGTATATTAATATGTACAGGGCCTTTAGGATAGGACTCAGCTAAGTTTATAGCCTCAGAAATACTTCTTTGAATATGCCAGGCCGAATCAGGGTTTTGATGATCTGTTGGAAGCTGGAAGAATCTTTTTACATGGCTTCCATAAATATTTTGCTGTCTGATAGTCTGTCCGTCTTGCTGATCCACCCATTCCGGAGGTCTATCAGCAGTCAGTATTATCAACGGTATTTGTTGGTAAAAAGCTTCAGCTACAGCAGGGGAATAATTAAGTGAAGCAGTACCGCTTGTACATAAAAGCCCAACTGGTTTTTGGGTTTCAAGAGATAAGCCTAATGCAATAAATGCTGCCGATCTTTCATCTGTAATTGTCCTGCTAGTCAAGCCGGGGTGGTTGACTATGGCTACAGTAAGCGGAGCACAGCGAGAGCCGGGTGATAATATAAAGTTATTAAGACCTTTTTTAGAGCAGATTTCTGCAATATTATAAATTGATTCCACAAGTATTATTGAAGATGATCAAAAAGCGATTCTAAAGTGTACATTTTATGATTGGTTTCTTCCAATTCATTGGCAGCCACTGAATCTTTTGTAATACCGGCACCTGCAAAGAAGGTCACTTTCCCTGATTGAATTTTGCAGCATCGGATATTTACATAAATACTAGTTTCGTTATTTATTTTGATTGGTCCAAGAAACCCTGTAAATAGTTCTCTGTCATAATTTTCCACTTCTTTTATGAAATTCATGGCAGGCTCTTTGGGAGTGCCACATACAGCAGAAGTAGGGTGAAGTAGTTTTAACATGCTGAATAAAAGATCAGGGAACGGAACTTCATTGATATTAACAGTAAAATCTGTTCTCAGATGAAAAAGATTCCCCGCCTGAACAGTCCTTGGTCCTTCATCATCATATTCCCGTAGTCGGATAGATTTAAAACAATTGATGATGTACCGACTTACTATTGCCTGCTCTTCAATTTCCTTTTGTGTCCAGACAACTTCATTAAGTTTTTGAATGCTGGTTACAGGTTTGGTTGCAGCTAAAGCTATTGTTTTGAAGATATTATCTTTGGAAACACTGATAAGCAATTCAGGAGTGGCTCCAATCCATGTTCCCAATGTCGGATGACTTACCAGGGAAGTGAACGCCTGAGGATGTTTTTGGCAAAGCTGAAGATAGAATTGAAAAGGATTAAATCCAGCAGGAAGTTCTTTCTCTTTTGATCTGGAAAGGACAATTTTCTTAAATTGTTCTTTTTGA harbors:
- a CDS encoding chorismate-binding protein gives rise to the protein MKGLSTRTDFIQSFDRVEETLERLFTASFNLGLAVAVWREPGRNDISIIIDFSETLNKVEFNENIEPGFLLSPFINPDLKETILIRPDIYFNSSESEIQVNNIPNIDLADKFEYHYNEFTSIHQEKLTSKRSHTSQPQEFKTQVEKAVEEIQKEQFKKIVLSRSKEKELPAGFNPFQFYLQLCQKHPQAFTSLVSHPTLGTWIGATPELLISVSKDNIFKTIALAATKPVTSIQKLNEVVWTQKEIEEQAIVSRYIINCFKSIRLREYDDEGPRTVQAGNLFHLRTDFTVNINEVPFPDLLFSMLKLLHPTSAVCGTPKEPAMNFIKEVENYDRELFTGFLGPIKINNETSIYVNIRCCKIQSGKVTFFAGAGITKDSVAANELEETNHKMYTLESLFDHLQ
- the menD gene encoding 2-succinyl-5-enolpyruvyl-6-hydroxy-3-cyclohexene-1-carboxylic-acid synthase, which encodes MESIYNIAEICSKKGLNNFILSPGSRCAPLTVAIVNHPGLTSRTITDERSAAFIALGLSLETQKPVGLLCTSGTASLNYSPAVAEAFYQQIPLIILTADRPPEWVDQQDGQTIRQQNIYGSHVKRFFQLPTDHQNPDSAWHIQRSISEAINLAESYPKGPVHINIPLREPFYPKNSSDVKYSAVRIIEKVKAQSEIDILGLQQLTQLFNQSEKVVLLSGQNNNDTELNTAVSEFTEYHRIPLWAEPIANLHCKNAIQNIDIILSGEPALEKLSPDLLITFGQSVLSKSLKSFLRKYKPKHHWHIDPSGEGADTYQSLSHIIPVEPKSFFHTFKADLKNDEWLKNWIDMDKKGLTLLKNFFHSPTEFSEFEAAFEVIKKLSRENILHLSNSMPVRYANYFGSFIKSGTIVRANRGTSGIDGVLSTAVGNALGTEKLVFLITGDLAFFYDRNAFWNNYMPDNLRIVLLNNHGGGIFNMIDGPKNLKEASDYFITNQTLKADNIAKEFNLEYLYSNDSESLKTTLPKLLASSGKSKILEIETSIDNNTKIFNFFKQKIKEKYGK